In Oligoflexia bacterium, a single window of DNA contains:
- a CDS encoding mechanosensitive ion channel — protein sequence MDFSKLSLDSVEANKEWMLELSIKYGVKILLAIGLLFIGWMLSLWARNAIKKVLGRTAVDLTITKFVANMFRYLVLGLVLLSCLNVFGIKTTSIAAMLGAAGLAIGLALQGTLSNLAAGFMLLLFRPFKVGDFIEAGSESGTVEEIQIFSTVLKSISNIKITVPNSNIFSSTIKNYAGFPTRRVDVSVGVSYSADMDATRKALEQAVANTKLGLSEPASQVMLQSLGDSAVNWQVRLWCDVKDYWSVHEDMVYQVKTALDKAKIEIPFPQMDVHVKKEA from the coding sequence ATGGATTTTTCAAAACTATCGTTAGACAGTGTAGAAGCCAATAAAGAATGGATGCTTGAGTTAAGCATAAAGTATGGTGTAAAAATACTTTTAGCCATTGGGTTGCTTTTTATTGGCTGGATGCTATCGCTATGGGCTAGAAATGCAATTAAAAAAGTTCTTGGGCGTACAGCGGTTGATCTAACCATCACCAAGTTTGTTGCTAACATGTTTCGTTACTTGGTTTTGGGTTTGGTCTTATTATCGTGTTTAAATGTTTTTGGTATCAAAACCACCAGTATTGCGGCCATGTTGGGGGCGGCTGGTTTAGCTATAGGTTTGGCGCTACAAGGAACCTTATCTAACTTGGCAGCAGGTTTTATGCTTTTGTTGTTTAGACCGTTTAAAGTAGGTGATTTTATTGAAGCCGGTAGTGAGTCTGGAACCGTAGAAGAAATTCAAATTTTCAGTACAGTTCTTAAAAGTATCAGTAATATTAAGATTACTGTTCCTAACAGCAATATTTTCAGTTCAACTATAAAAAATTATGCTGGTTTTCCAACCAGAAGAGTTGATGTTTCTGTAGGCGTTTCTTACAGCGCAGATATGGATGCTACTCGAAAAGCCTTAGAACAAGCGGTGGCCAATACAAAACTGGGCTTAAGTGAGCCGGCATCGCAAGTTATGCTACAAAGTTTGGGGGATTCCGCAGTTAATTGGCAGGTGCGTCTTTGGTGTGATGTAAAAGATTACTGGTCAGTACATGAAGATATGGTGTATCAAGTTAAAACAGCTTTGGATAAAGCAAAAATTGAAATTCCGTTCCCACAAATGGACGTTCATGTAAAAAAAGAAGCTTAA
- the ispG gene encoding (E)-4-hydroxy-3-methylbut-2-enyl-diphosphate synthase yields MLAYTNNFLHAYRRKTHEVSVGDIRIGGQHKIVVQSMTTTPTKDTQATVDQIARLIDVGCQIVRITTPNLTELENTVEIRKEMQKRNLHVPLVADVHFQPKVALRACELYEKVRINPGNFADKKAFNMVEYTDAAYQEELDRIYDTFLPLLNKAKENGVALRIGTNHGSLSDRIMSRYGDTPLGMVESAMEFLRIAKSENFHNIVLSMKASNPMVMIQAYRLLVSHMQQHDMHYPLHLGVTEAGDGEDGRIKSAMGIGSLLADGLGDTIRVSLTEDPEHEIPVAKALLALYERPVATAMQEREADKMDNIIPSWDMYQYHRHASENYDLDKISYGHKQLVRTAVGQLQASDVELLKDEDYPIEKVVFKLETTNDKNNQHKIMHSCLEAKVSRCVRIQSLQMQKLGIQPEDYDELSVMVSPVWAEKQYADKLMPMMDNKLLWLRFEWLSDVDQLASIDLEFFAKHKVGFEVRGHSLIAIVRKLKVWMDKHSVQLPLHLVYVGEEKLNKEATQLKAAVELGALLCEGLGDSVEVESVFGAQFNRDLCYLVLQASRLRMTKTDYIACPSCGRTLFDLQETTARIRSKTGHLKGLKIAIMGCIVNGPGEMADADFGYVGSGPGHINLYVGKECVKRSIPSAKADEELIALIKAHDKWIEPRA; encoded by the coding sequence ATGCTAGCATACACCAACAATTTTTTACATGCTTATCGTCGTAAAACCCATGAAGTATCCGTAGGGGATATTAGAATTGGTGGACAACATAAAATTGTTGTTCAATCTATGACCACTACTCCCACCAAAGATACGCAAGCCACGGTGGATCAAATTGCTCGTCTGATCGATGTGGGCTGTCAAATTGTCCGCATTACAACCCCCAACTTAACCGAGTTAGAAAATACAGTTGAAATTCGTAAAGAAATGCAAAAACGCAATTTGCATGTGCCTTTGGTGGCGGATGTTCATTTTCAACCCAAAGTAGCCTTAAGAGCCTGTGAACTTTATGAAAAAGTGAGAATCAACCCAGGTAATTTTGCTGATAAAAAAGCTTTTAATATGGTTGAATATACTGATGCTGCCTATCAAGAAGAGTTGGATAGAATTTATGATACCTTTTTACCCTTATTGAATAAAGCCAAAGAAAATGGTGTGGCTTTGCGCATTGGCACCAACCATGGTTCTTTGTCCGATAGAATCATGAGTCGTTATGGAGACACACCTTTAGGCATGGTGGAGTCTGCCATGGAATTTTTACGTATTGCCAAGAGTGAAAACTTTCATAACATTGTGCTATCCATGAAAGCGTCTAATCCAATGGTGATGATTCAGGCGTATAGACTTTTGGTTAGTCACATGCAGCAACATGACATGCATTATCCTTTACATTTGGGTGTGACTGAAGCTGGAGATGGAGAGGATGGCCGAATCAAGTCCGCCATGGGTATTGGCAGTTTATTGGCTGATGGTTTAGGCGATACCATTAGGGTATCATTGACGGAAGATCCAGAGCATGAAATCCCAGTTGCTAAAGCTTTATTGGCATTGTATGAGCGTCCCGTTGCAACAGCCATGCAAGAAAGAGAAGCAGATAAGATGGATAATATCATTCCCAGCTGGGATATGTATCAATACCATCGTCATGCCAGCGAAAATTATGATTTAGATAAGATCAGCTATGGGCACAAACAATTGGTGCGAACAGCTGTAGGTCAACTGCAAGCAAGTGACGTAGAACTATTGAAAGATGAAGATTACCCTATTGAAAAAGTTGTGTTTAAACTGGAGACCACCAACGATAAAAATAATCAGCATAAAATAATGCATAGTTGTCTGGAGGCAAAGGTTTCTAGGTGTGTACGCATTCAAAGTTTACAAATGCAAAAGCTGGGTATCCAGCCAGAAGACTATGATGAACTAAGTGTGATGGTTAGTCCTGTCTGGGCAGAAAAACAGTATGCAGATAAATTAATGCCAATGATGGATAATAAATTATTGTGGTTGCGATTTGAGTGGCTCAGTGATGTTGATCAACTGGCCAGTATCGATCTTGAGTTTTTTGCAAAGCACAAGGTTGGTTTTGAAGTAAGAGGTCACAGTTTAATTGCCATTGTTAGAAAATTAAAAGTATGGATGGACAAGCACAGCGTGCAGTTACCCCTACACTTGGTCTATGTTGGAGAAGAAAAACTCAACAAGGAAGCAACCCAGCTTAAAGCAGCTGTAGAATTGGGCGCCTTATTGTGTGAAGGGTTAGGAGATTCGGTTGAAGTAGAAAGCGTCTTTGGCGCACAGTTTAATAGGGACTTATGTTATTTGGTTTTACAGGCTTCACGTTTGCGGATGACCAAAACCGATTATATTGCCTGTCCATCGTGTGGAAGAACCTTGTTTGATTTGCAAGAAACCACGGCAAGAATACGCAGTAAAACAGGGCATCTCAAAGGTTTAAAAATTGCTATTATGGGCTGTATTGTTAATGGACCAGGAGAAATGGCGGATGCTGATTTTGGTTACGTAGGCTCAGGTCCAGGGCACATCAATTTATACGTGGGTAAAGAGTGCGTAAAAAGAAGTATTCCCAGTGCAAAAGCCGATGAAGAATTGATTGCGCTGATTAAAGCCCATGATAAATGGATAGAACCCAGAGCGTAG
- a CDS encoding YifB family Mg chelatase-like AAA ATPase → MTKKTIDLTGDNTKERVFSLGFQALQAFTVSIEVEVKRGMPKFNIIGLAQNAVLEGKSRVSAALAQLGINCSDYSIIVNLMPAAIKKEGTLLDLAIAVAILSALGKINKEEIENSLFLGELSLKGEILPVQGAMAASLFAAEQGYKKLFLASENQTPLSYFKDDLSIVGIQSLQELIEVMAGNKQGQSLKTVALKTSKTYSWHDIKGQYKVKRALQIAVAGEHNVLLLGPPGVGKSFMAKRLNAIYPAPNTQEQKEIVKIKSLSKQYAQQYDASRPFQMPHHTSSLAGMVGGGRPFSMGEFTRAHKGILCLDEITEFRRDILESLREALENHEISVVRSEGHFTLPSEFMLVGTSNLCPCGGRGENKNYCQCSYREIQKYMDKLSKPIRERIDMVIYIPKISWSSVKQDQKQFEDDQSVCNKILQARKQQAKRYLSSQKQSNARVNSKLFWQKNPVSLVVDQQIENWTQKNLLSFRRVEKMLRVARSIADYEQSKTVELKHVYEAYSYQHWPKIE, encoded by the coding sequence ATGACTAAAAAAACCATAGATTTAACGGGGGATAACACGAAAGAACGTGTTTTTTCTCTGGGATTTCAAGCTTTGCAAGCATTTACGGTGTCTATAGAAGTAGAAGTTAAACGCGGCATGCCTAAGTTTAATATCATTGGTTTAGCACAAAATGCTGTTTTGGAAGGTAAAAGTAGGGTTAGTGCAGCTTTGGCTCAGCTGGGCATCAACTGTTCTGATTACAGTATTATTGTAAACTTAATGCCGGCGGCCATTAAAAAAGAAGGCACACTGTTAGACTTGGCTATAGCTGTGGCCATTTTATCTGCTTTAGGAAAAATAAATAAAGAAGAGATAGAAAACAGTCTATTTCTGGGTGAATTGTCACTGAAGGGGGAGATTTTGCCTGTTCAAGGAGCAATGGCTGCGAGTTTGTTTGCGGCGGAACAAGGCTACAAAAAATTGTTTTTAGCGTCTGAAAATCAAACACCTTTATCCTATTTTAAAGATGATTTGTCTATAGTTGGTATCCAGTCCTTACAAGAATTGATAGAAGTTATGGCTGGGAATAAACAAGGACAAAGCTTAAAAACCGTTGCGCTCAAAACAAGTAAAACTTATTCTTGGCATGACATCAAAGGACAATATAAAGTAAAAAGAGCCTTGCAAATTGCTGTGGCTGGTGAGCACAATGTTTTGTTGTTGGGGCCGCCTGGAGTGGGAAAAAGTTTTATGGCCAAAAGACTCAATGCAATTTATCCAGCTCCCAATACACAAGAGCAAAAAGAGATTGTTAAAATTAAAAGTCTTTCAAAACAATATGCGCAACAATACGATGCCAGTAGACCTTTTCAGATGCCACATCATACCTCGTCTTTAGCAGGTATGGTTGGTGGAGGGCGGCCTTTTAGTATGGGAGAGTTTACGCGTGCTCACAAAGGCATACTTTGTTTGGATGAAATTACCGAGTTTCGCAGAGATATTTTAGAGAGTTTGCGTGAAGCCTTGGAAAACCATGAAATTTCTGTGGTTAGAAGTGAAGGGCACTTTACCTTACCTTCAGAGTTTATGTTGGTAGGAACCAGTAATTTATGCCCTTGTGGTGGACGAGGAGAAAACAAAAACTATTGCCAATGCAGCTATAGAGAGATTCAAAAATACATGGATAAACTATCTAAACCCATACGTGAACGCATTGACATGGTCATCTATATCCCAAAGATTTCCTGGAGTAGTGTTAAACAGGACCAAAAGCAGTTTGAAGACGATCAATCTGTGTGTAACAAGATACTTCAAGCCAGAAAACAACAAGCAAAACGTTATTTAAGCAGTCAAAAACAAAGCAACGCCAGAGTTAACAGCAAACTGTTTTGGCAAAAAAATCCGGTTTCTTTGGTGGTAGATCAGCAAATAGAAAACTGGACTCAGAAAAACCTCCTGTCCTTTAGAAGGGTAGAAAAAATGCTAAGAGTAGCCCGGAGTATTGCTGATTATGAACAAAGTAAGACAGTAGAGCTTAAGCATGTTTATGAGGCTTACAGCTATCAGCATTGGCCAAAGATAGAGTGA
- a CDS encoding LapA family protein translates to MKSIGRLLQLLLVFAVVTVFFFFFWENSQAIQIQFLHWMSPEHPLATSLLLAFCAGFALASIYFIVEVFRSKTKLRQKQKEIQRLQKEVDALRNNPLQKKLNNSTEISRSWVNDLEQSSASIQTESPKKNDSQDLEQTHIDSKPTTL, encoded by the coding sequence ATGAAAAGTATTGGGCGTTTATTACAATTATTGTTGGTGTTTGCAGTTGTTACTGTTTTTTTCTTTTTCTTTTGGGAAAATTCGCAAGCCATTCAAATTCAGTTTTTGCATTGGATGTCTCCTGAACACCCCTTGGCAACTTCTTTGCTTTTGGCATTTTGTGCAGGTTTTGCTTTGGCCAGTATTTACTTTATTGTTGAAGTCTTCCGTAGCAAAACCAAACTGAGACAAAAACAAAAAGAAATCCAGCGTTTACAAAAAGAAGTGGATGCTTTACGCAACAACCCTTTGCAAAAAAAATTAAATAACTCTACTGAAATATCCAGATCTTGGGTCAATGACTTAGAACAGTCTTCTGCATCTATTCAAACAGAATCGCCAAAAAAAAATGACTCTCAAGACTTAGAGCAAACCCATATTGACTCTAAGCCAACAACTTTATAA
- a CDS encoding type II CAAX endopeptidase family protein yields the protein MEDREHKEGIQLLPMGVIYFVLFLIVWFVDQKYKIISYQNYHEDVILHWSSDVVFCVLLASMVIVASQILSKFSKLFYNLEQLFQEILGKLSLQDIFFIAAFSAVCEEYFFRGLIQYYLGLLPASLMFGLLHSGPSKRFLPWTVFATVMGFVLGSLYISFENIFIPIGVHFLINFVNLCFIQKK from the coding sequence ATGGAAGACAGAGAACATAAAGAAGGAATACAGTTATTACCCATGGGGGTTATTTATTTTGTTCTTTTTTTAATTGTTTGGTTTGTTGATCAAAAATACAAAATTATTTCTTATCAAAACTATCATGAAGACGTAATTTTACATTGGAGTAGTGATGTTGTCTTTTGTGTTTTGCTTGCAAGCATGGTTATTGTAGCATCACAAATTTTGAGTAAGTTTTCTAAACTGTTTTACAATCTTGAACAACTGTTTCAAGAAATTTTAGGAAAATTGTCTTTGCAGGATATTTTTTTTATAGCGGCTTTTTCTGCGGTGTGTGAGGAGTATTTTTTTAGAGGCTTAATTCAATATTATCTTGGCTTGTTACCTGCATCATTGATGTTTGGCTTGTTACATTCTGGGCCCAGTAAAAGGTTTTTGCCTTGGACTGTTTTTGCAACAGTCATGGGTTTTGTTTTGGGTAGCTTGTACATTAGCTTTGAAAACATTTTTATACCCATTGGGGTTCATTTTTTAATTAATTTTGTTAATTTGTGTTTTATACAAAAAAAATAA
- a CDS encoding lysylphosphatidylglycerol synthase transmembrane domain-containing protein, whose protein sequence is MKIFFKTFFVVFIGLIAFYLAFKNVDYEQSLKAYQNTSLGLQVAVFLCFFLTHILRTLRWKYLQEDLNDVPVLDVYAIHSIGFLGIFILPFRLGELVRPGLLKKKYATPISKTVTYVFIERIWDGIVVCGLFFLGVEMSLKQGLILSSEQSAKIAFYLNNGLLLFLGLSMFLLLATWVIQKKQHKLTKYFFWNRYGQHILKALAIVLSSKKSLIVFFYSVLIWVSAVGGYWLMFKAYQFPLGFFAAMSVLGLLSLGLMIPGPPGFIGTFHFFIQISLAIFLIDVNHAIAYASSLYLINGCYIILSGLWGSWYMSIKIKEIKNLTRS, encoded by the coding sequence GTGAAAATTTTTTTTAAAACTTTTTTTGTAGTTTTTATTGGACTGATTGCGTTTTATTTGGCCTTTAAAAATGTTGATTATGAGCAAAGCTTAAAAGCCTATCAAAATACTTCTTTAGGGTTGCAAGTTGCCGTTTTTTTGTGTTTTTTTCTGACGCACATATTGAGAACATTACGTTGGAAATACTTGCAAGAAGATTTAAATGATGTGCCCGTATTAGATGTTTATGCAATTCATAGCATAGGATTTTTAGGAATTTTTATTCTCCCCTTTCGTTTAGGTGAATTGGTTCGTCCAGGCTTACTAAAAAAAAAATACGCAACACCCATTTCTAAAACAGTAACCTATGTTTTTATTGAAAGAATATGGGATGGAATTGTTGTTTGTGGTCTATTTTTTCTTGGCGTTGAAATGAGTTTAAAGCAGGGCTTAATCTTAAGTTCTGAGCAATCAGCAAAAATAGCTTTTTATCTTAATAATGGTTTATTATTATTTTTGGGTTTAAGTATGTTTTTATTGTTGGCAACTTGGGTTATACAAAAAAAACAACATAAATTAACTAAATATTTTTTTTGGAATCGCTACGGACAACATATTTTAAAAGCATTAGCAATTGTTTTGTCATCAAAAAAAAGTTTGATTGTATTTTTTTATTCAGTTTTAATTTGGGTTTCAGCTGTAGGAGGGTATTGGTTAATGTTTAAAGCCTATCAATTCCCATTAGGGTTTTTTGCTGCCATGAGTGTTCTGGGTTTATTGAGTTTAGGTTTGATGATTCCGGGCCCACCAGGTTTTATAGGAACGTTTCACTTTTTTATTCAAATCAGTTTGGCTATTTTTTTAATTGATGTCAATCATGCCATTGCCTATGCAAGTAGTTTATACCTTATCAATGGCTGTTATATTATCTTGTCAGGTTTATGGGGAAGTTGGTATATGTCTATTAAAATCAAAGAAATAAAAAACTTAACAAGAAGCTAA
- the tatA gene encoding twin-arginine translocase TatA/TatE family subunit, producing MFGMTELLVVLGVVLLLFGGRKIPELFEGLGKGIQSFKKSMKEEDNDDQERLKNSDEPKS from the coding sequence ATGTTTGGAATGACAGAGTTACTCGTAGTGTTGGGCGTAGTTTTGTTGCTTTTTGGTGGGCGCAAAATTCCAGAGCTTTTTGAAGGTTTAGGTAAGGGGATTCAGAGTTTTAAAAAAAGCATGAAGGAAGAAGATAACGATGATCAAGAACGGCTTAAAAACTCAGATGAGCCCAAGTCATAA
- a CDS encoding AMIN domain-containing protein: MAIQLKISHPLKNIKVLKIAIKINSKGLMVAASPQFSLGDELILNFEQGLKLSGKIFKFSQNPQGQKGMIIQFIELSAQNKKDIQELLAQEKKLASSDHKSMTQNSEEQETQAMLGEKTIITDLNSLDHLALQSPDQNPNFVASTFDEENFKSSSSNDLAQKTRIEMHLPKIAQDRKKTRRKKYLGIIAILLAATTLKLGVDKKFKQLWEKSKSLQDKIPEVISVQDVKKKQNTAPKKNIPNKPRQKRRSSKTQAPTSSKNSTSARRLTQLNYIKTAAFYKISISATEKLNNPNVVRLSNPSRIRIDFVNTQKGKTRSLIKVSDNVINTIDTQQVNTTTRIVINLNQSRYPRYDIKTYDRFADIFIYTVN; the protein is encoded by the coding sequence ATGGCCATTCAATTAAAAATATCACACCCCCTTAAAAACATTAAAGTTCTTAAAATTGCTATTAAAATTAACTCAAAAGGATTGATGGTCGCTGCATCCCCTCAATTTTCTTTAGGTGATGAACTAATTTTAAACTTTGAACAAGGTTTAAAGTTAAGTGGAAAAATTTTTAAATTTAGTCAAAACCCTCAAGGTCAAAAAGGTATGATTATTCAGTTCATTGAACTTTCGGCACAAAATAAAAAAGATATCCAAGAACTTCTTGCTCAAGAAAAAAAGTTGGCATCTTCTGACCACAAATCCATGACGCAAAATTCGGAAGAGCAAGAGACTCAGGCCATGCTTGGCGAAAAAACTATTATTACTGATTTAAATTCATTAGATCATCTTGCTCTACAAAGTCCTGATCAAAATCCTAACTTTGTTGCCTCTACTTTTGATGAAGAAAATTTTAAAAGCTCATCCTCCAATGATTTAGCCCAAAAAACCCGGATAGAAATGCATTTGCCAAAAATAGCTCAGGATAGAAAAAAAACCCGTAGAAAAAAATACTTGGGAATCATTGCTATACTTTTAGCAGCAACAACACTCAAACTCGGAGTTGATAAAAAGTTTAAGCAGTTATGGGAAAAAAGTAAAAGCTTACAAGACAAAATACCAGAAGTTATCAGTGTTCAAGACGTTAAAAAGAAACAAAACACAGCTCCAAAAAAAAATATTCCCAATAAACCTCGTCAAAAAAGAAGAAGCTCTAAAACACAAGCGCCCACTTCATCCAAAAATTCAACTTCGGCAAGACGCTTAACCCAACTTAATTATATTAAAACAGCTGCATTTTATAAAATTTCAATTTCTGCAACTGAAAAACTTAACAATCCCAATGTTGTTCGTTTATCCAACCCAAGTCGTATACGCATTGATTTTGTTAATACCCAAAAAGGTAAAACTCGTTCATTGATTAAAGTTAGCGATAACGTCATCAACACCATTGACACTCAACAGGTTAACACAACCACCCGTATAGTTATTAACCTTAATCAAAGCCGCTATCCACGCTATGATATCAAAACTTATGATCGTTTTGCTGACATTTTTATCTATACTGTCAATTAA
- a CDS encoding NAD-dependent epimerase/dehydratase family protein, whose protein sequence is MSSKHLENKKILITGGAGFIGSHLVQLLCENNHVTILDNFSRDALKNTQLAEHPNVSIIKGDVCVQSDVEAACKDKTHVIHLASIAGVDTVLKKPVETMTIALLGTYNILEASKKQNSIERVIDFSTSEVFGTYAYKVTEGNATSLGAVGEARWTYAVSKLATEHLAHNYWRQYGLPTCSVRPFNIFGPNQVGEGAIHRFITRALHKQDLEIHNDGDQIRSWCYIDDIIDGILLCLTVDKAVGEAFNIGNPQNTLTIYGLAKEIIRLSESDSDIKFKTWDQQDVELRIPDINKAKELLQFQPKFDLETGLNRTIEWYRKKLA, encoded by the coding sequence ATGAGCAGCAAGCACTTGGAAAATAAAAAAATTTTAATTACGGGTGGAGCAGGGTTCATAGGCTCACATTTGGTTCAATTATTATGTGAAAATAATCATGTGACTATCTTAGATAATTTTTCTCGTGATGCACTAAAAAATACACAGTTAGCTGAACACCCAAATGTAAGTATTATTAAAGGTGATGTTTGCGTGCAAAGTGATGTTGAAGCTGCATGTAAAGATAAAACGCATGTGATTCATTTAGCTTCAATTGCCGGTGTTGATACGGTTTTAAAAAAACCAGTTGAAACCATGACCATTGCCTTATTAGGCACTTACAATATTTTGGAAGCCAGCAAAAAGCAAAACTCAATAGAGAGAGTTATAGATTTTTCTACCAGTGAAGTTTTTGGAACTTATGCCTATAAAGTAACAGAAGGCAATGCTACAAGCTTAGGTGCTGTTGGTGAAGCCCGGTGGACCTATGCTGTAAGTAAGTTGGCTACGGAACACCTAGCGCACAATTATTGGCGCCAGTATGGACTTCCAACTTGTTCAGTCCGGCCGTTTAATATTTTTGGACCCAATCAAGTTGGAGAAGGGGCTATTCATCGTTTTATAACGCGTGCTTTACATAAGCAAGATCTAGAAATTCATAATGATGGTGATCAGATCAGGTCTTGGTGTTACATTGATGATATTATTGATGGAATCTTGCTCTGTTTAACAGTAGACAAAGCGGTGGGCGAAGCATTTAATATAGGCAACCCGCAGAATACTTTAACCATTTATGGTTTAGCCAAAGAAATTATACGCTTATCTGAATCAGATTCAGATATAAAGTTTAAAACATGGGATCAGCAAGATGTTGAACTGCGTATTCCTGATATCAATAAGGCTAAAGAACTTTTACAGTTCCAGCCAAAGTTTGATCTGGAAACAGGGCTTAATAGGACCATTGAGTGGTATAGAAAAAAATTGGCTTAA
- a CDS encoding MaoC/PaaZ C-terminal domain-containing protein — protein sequence MRGEEYTYFDALELGYQWRSANRTITEADIVNFAGLSGDFNRIHTDAEFAKSTEFGQRIAHGLLGLSISSGLQTTEAPWAIVAFANLEWKFAKPIFIGDTVHSESKIIKLKDLGRRGAGIVKIERKLVNQDEKVTQQGIWTLMVGKKPE from the coding sequence ATGCGTGGAGAAGAATACACTTATTTTGATGCTTTAGAACTTGGCTATCAGTGGCGATCCGCCAATAGAACAATTACAGAAGCCGATATTGTTAATTTTGCTGGTTTGAGTGGTGATTTTAATAGAATTCATACAGATGCAGAATTTGCCAAATCAACAGAATTTGGCCAAAGAATAGCCCATGGTTTATTAGGATTGTCTATTTCATCTGGTTTACAAACAACAGAAGCCCCGTGGGCCATAGTGGCCTTTGCAAATTTAGAATGGAAATTTGCTAAACCTATATTTATTGGAGACACCGTACATAGTGAAAGTAAAATTATTAAACTTAAAGATCTTGGACGCAGAGGTGCTGGAATCGTTAAGATAGAGCGTAAGCTGGTCAATCAAGATGAAAAAGTTACCCAACAAGGCATTTGGACCTTAATGGTAGGGAAAAAACCAGAATGA
- the asnS gene encoding asparagine--tRNA ligase — protein MSTIASPRIADIGQCVNQTVCLKGWLYNRRSSKNVHFLELRDGSAIIQCVIGKNDVSPELFEAAANLSQETSLMITGTVREDSRSDLGYEIGVTDYTVVGEATDYPITPKEHGVAFLMENRHLWLRSKRQNAILKIRHELVNAIRDFFNQEDFTLIDAPIFTPSACEGTTNLFETTYFDRQAYLTQSGQLYMEAGAMAFGKVYCFGPTFRAEKSKTRRHLTEFWMVEPEVAYNTLYDNMDLAEKFLKYIVGRVLENRKLELKVLERDISALEKIQKPFPRIHYNDAIKKLQELGSDIVWGDDFGADDETMLTKEFDTPIMVHHYPAEIKAFYMKKDPENSKLSLSVDVLAPEGYGEIIGGGEREDNLEVLEKAIAAHDLPKEHFEWFLDLRRYGTVPHAGFGLGLERAVAWVCGLHHVRETIPFPRLMDRIKP, from the coding sequence ATGAGTACAATTGCCTCCCCTAGAATAGCTGATATTGGCCAATGTGTTAATCAAACTGTATGTTTAAAAGGTTGGCTGTACAATAGACGCAGCAGTAAAAATGTTCACTTCTTAGAATTGCGTGATGGCAGTGCTATCATCCAATGTGTGATTGGTAAAAATGATGTCTCGCCTGAGTTATTTGAAGCTGCTGCTAACTTAAGCCAAGAAACATCTTTAATGATTACTGGGACAGTCCGTGAAGATTCACGTTCAGATCTAGGTTATGAAATTGGTGTTACTGATTACACGGTTGTTGGTGAAGCCACCGACTACCCCATTACACCTAAAGAACATGGTGTGGCTTTTTTAATGGAAAACCGACATTTATGGCTACGCTCCAAACGACAAAATGCCATTTTAAAAATAAGACATGAGTTGGTTAATGCCATCCGTGATTTTTTCAATCAAGAAGATTTTACTTTAATTGATGCGCCAATTTTTACCCCTTCAGCCTGTGAAGGAACCACCAATCTTTTTGAAACCACTTATTTTGATAGGCAAGCTTATTTGACCCAAAGTGGCCAGCTTTATATGGAAGCTGGTGCCATGGCTTTTGGTAAGGTGTATTGCTTTGGTCCTACCTTTAGAGCAGAAAAATCCAAGACACGTAGACACTTGACTGAGTTTTGGATGGTAGAGCCAGAAGTGGCTTACAATACACTTTACGACAATATGGATTTGGCAGAAAAATTTTTAAAATACATTGTGGGTCGAGTTTTAGAAAACCGTAAACTAGAACTTAAAGTCTTAGAAAGAGACATCAGCGCCTTAGAAAAAATTCAAAAACCCTTTCCACGCATCCACTACAATGACGCCATTAAAAAGCTACAAGAATTAGGCAGTGACATTGTTTGGGGAGATGACTTTGGTGCAGATGATGAAACCATGCTGACCAAAGAATTTGATACACCCATCATGGTTCATCATTACCCGGCAGAGATCAAAGCCTTTTATATGAAAAAAGATCCAGAAAACAGTAAACTATCTTTATCTGTAGATGTCCTTGCGCCTGAAGGTTATGGTGAAATCATTGGCGGTGGTGAACGTGAAGACAATTTAGAGGTTTTAGAAAAAGCCATTGCAGCGCACGATTTACCCAAAGAACATTTTGAATGGTTCTTAGACTTACGTCGTTATGGTACCGTTCCGCATGCTGGTTTTGGCCTAGGTTTAGAACGAGCAGTGGCTTGGGTCTGTGGCTTACACCATGTTAGAGAAACCATCCCATTTCCAAGATTGATGGATCGAATCAAACCTTAA